The Odocoileus virginianus isolate 20LAN1187 ecotype Illinois chromosome 3, Ovbor_1.2, whole genome shotgun sequence genome includes a window with the following:
- the LOC110149697 gene encoding olfactory receptor 7C2-like, with amino-acid sequence MERGNQTGIRNFLLLGFTEDPDLQPLLFGLFLSMYLVTFTGNLAIILAVISDSHLHTPMYFFLCNLSFADICFTSTTVPKMLWNIQKQSQVIIYAGCLSQVFFFILFGCLDNLLLTVMAYDRFVAICHPLHYMVIMSPRVCGLLALGSWCLSITASLPETLTILRLSFCRSMKIPQSFCDLPEILKLACSDTLINHTVVYFVTITLGVFPLSGILFSYYQIFSSILRMSSVSSKYKAFSTCGSHFSVVSLFYGTGLGVYLSSAVTSSSRTSLVASVMYTTVTPMLNPFIYSLRNRDMKGALVRLISRAPSLIHRAFGGLS; translated from the coding sequence CTCTCCTCTTCGGGCTGTTTCTGTCCATGTACCTGGTCACATTCACTGGGAACCTGGCCATCATCCTAGCCGTCATCTcagactcccacctccacacccctatgtacttcttcctctgcaACCTGTCCTTTGCTGACATCTGTTTCACCTCCACCACCGTCCCTAAGATGCTGTGGAACATCCAGAAACAGAGTCAAGTTATCATCTATGCAGGCTGCCTCAGCCaggtattctttttcattttgtttggatgCCTGGACAATTTACTCTTgactgtgatggcctatgaccgctttgTGGCCATCTGTCACCCCCTGCACTACATGGTCATCATGAGCCCCCGGGTCTGTGGGCTGCTGGCTCTGGGGTCCTGGTGCCTCAGCATCACAGCCTCCCTGCCTGAGACCTTGACTATCTTGAGGCTGTCTTTCTGCAGAAGCATGAAGATCCCACAATCTTTTTGTGATCTTCCTGAAATCCTGAAGCTTGCCTGTTCTGACACTCTCATCAATCACACAGTGGTCTATTTTGTAACTATTACCCTAGgtgtttttcctctctctgggatCCTGTTTTCTTACTATCAGATTTTCTCCTCCATCCTGAGAATGTCATCAGTCAGCAGCAAATACAAAGCTTTTTCCACCTGTGGGTCTCACTTCTCAGTGGTCTCCTTGTTCTATGGCACAGGCCTAGGGGTCTACCTCAGTTCTGCAGTCACTTCATCCTCTAGGACAAGTCTGGTGGCCTCTGTGATGTACACCACGGTcacccccatgctgaaccccttcatctacagtcTGAGGAACAGGGACATGAAGGGGGCCCTTGTGCGGCTCATTAGCAGGGCACCGTCTCTCATTCACAGGGCCTTTGGAGGACTCTCATAA